One Cucurbita pepo subsp. pepo cultivar mu-cu-16 chromosome LG09, ASM280686v2, whole genome shotgun sequence DNA window includes the following coding sequences:
- the LOC111801658 gene encoding probable protein phosphatase 2C 75 isoform X3, with protein sequence MTEVYCRMPSDDDIDSPAKCRERRRRRIEMRRLAAVPSAKPSPSPSTSQHHRKENQTESSGLEKKRVRKTDGGDTPEVLTSSSSGEDVNAVVASSSVPQPVFGMMSVSGRSREMEDAVSVSTCLIGPERRLPVHFFAVYDGHGGPHVATLCMEKMHVLVQEELARVVNTREETESIGGGSSVAEEEATWRRVMRRSFERMDEVALNTCACGSVGGQCACHPMEVALGGSTAVVAVLTPEHIIVANCGDSRAVLCRGGRAIPLSNDHKPDRIDELARIEAAGGQVIFINGARVKGILAMSRAIEV encoded by the exons ATGACGGAGGTTTACTGTAGAATGCCAAGTGATGATGATATAGATTCGCCGGCCAAATGCCGAGAGCGCCGGCGCCGTAGAATAGAAATGAGGCGATTAGCAGCAGTACCGTCGGCGAAACCCTCGCCATCGCCGTCGACCAGTCAGCACCACCGGAAGGAGAACCAAACTGAGAGTTCCGGTTTGGAGAAGAAGCGTGTTCGGAAGACGGACGGCGGCGACACTCCGGAGGTTTTAACGTCTTCGTCTTCGGGGGAGGACGTGAACGCTGTAGTTGCTTCATCGTCGGTACCTCAGCCGGTGTTCGGGATGATGTCGGTATCTGGGAGATCACGTGAGATGGAGGACGCAGTATCGGTGAGCACGTGCCTTATTGGTCCAGAAAGGCGACTACCGGTGCATTTCTTCGCCGTCTATGATGGACATGGAGGCCCTCAc GTGGCAACATTATGTATGGAGAAGATGCACGTGTTAGTACAGGAGGAATTGGCGCGCGTGGTGAATACGCGCGAGGAAACTGAGAGTATCGGTGGAGGAAGTAGCgtggcggaggaggaggcgaCTTGGAGAAGAGTGATGCGGCGGAGCTTTGAGAGAATGGATGAAGTGGCACTCAATACTTGTGCCTGTGGGAGTGTCGGAGGCCAGTGTGCTTGCCATCCAATGGAGGTGGCTCTCGGTGGCTCCACCGCCGTTGTCGCTGTGCTCACGCCGGAACATATAATCGTTGCCAACTGCGGTGACTCACGCGCCGTCCTCTGTCGAGGAGGAAGGGCCATTCCGCTTTCCAATGATCACAAG CCTGATAGAATTGATGAACTAGCAAGGATCGAAGCTGCAGGAGGACAGGTGATTTTCATAAATGGAGCTCGGGTTAAAGGCATCCTTGCAATGTCCCGTGCAATTG AAGtctga
- the LOC111801658 gene encoding probable protein phosphatase 2C 75 isoform X2 — protein sequence MTEVYCRMPSDDDIDSPAKCRERRRRRIEMRRLAAVPSAKPSPSPSTSQHHRKENQTESSGLEKKRVRKTDGGDTPEVLTSSSSGEDVNAVVASSSVPQPVFGMMSVSGRSREMEDAVSVSTCLIGPERRLPVHFFAVYDGHGGPHVATLCMEKMHVLVQEELARVVNTREETESIGGGSSVAEEEATWRRVMRRSFERMDEVALNTCACGSVGGQCACHPMEVALGGSTAVVAVLTPEHIIVANCGDSRAVLCRGGRAIPLSNDHKPDRIDELARIEAAGGQVIFINGARVKGILAMSRAIGQSNFD from the exons ATGACGGAGGTTTACTGTAGAATGCCAAGTGATGATGATATAGATTCGCCGGCCAAATGCCGAGAGCGCCGGCGCCGTAGAATAGAAATGAGGCGATTAGCAGCAGTACCGTCGGCGAAACCCTCGCCATCGCCGTCGACCAGTCAGCACCACCGGAAGGAGAACCAAACTGAGAGTTCCGGTTTGGAGAAGAAGCGTGTTCGGAAGACGGACGGCGGCGACACTCCGGAGGTTTTAACGTCTTCGTCTTCGGGGGAGGACGTGAACGCTGTAGTTGCTTCATCGTCGGTACCTCAGCCGGTGTTCGGGATGATGTCGGTATCTGGGAGATCACGTGAGATGGAGGACGCAGTATCGGTGAGCACGTGCCTTATTGGTCCAGAAAGGCGACTACCGGTGCATTTCTTCGCCGTCTATGATGGACATGGAGGCCCTCAc GTGGCAACATTATGTATGGAGAAGATGCACGTGTTAGTACAGGAGGAATTGGCGCGCGTGGTGAATACGCGCGAGGAAACTGAGAGTATCGGTGGAGGAAGTAGCgtggcggaggaggaggcgaCTTGGAGAAGAGTGATGCGGCGGAGCTTTGAGAGAATGGATGAAGTGGCACTCAATACTTGTGCCTGTGGGAGTGTCGGAGGCCAGTGTGCTTGCCATCCAATGGAGGTGGCTCTCGGTGGCTCCACCGCCGTTGTCGCTGTGCTCACGCCGGAACATATAATCGTTGCCAACTGCGGTGACTCACGCGCCGTCCTCTGTCGAGGAGGAAGGGCCATTCCGCTTTCCAATGATCACAAG CCTGATAGAATTGATGAACTAGCAAGGATCGAAGCTGCAGGAGGACAGGTGATTTTCATAAATGGAGCTCGGGTTAAAGGCATCCTTGCAATGTCCCGTGCAATTG
- the LOC111801658 gene encoding probable protein phosphatase 2C 75 isoform X1 — protein sequence MTEVYCRMPSDDDIDSPAKCRERRRRRIEMRRLAAVPSAKPSPSPSTSQHHRKENQTESSGLEKKRVRKTDGGDTPEVLTSSSSGEDVNAVVASSSVPQPVFGMMSVSGRSREMEDAVSVSTCLIGPERRLPVHFFAVYDGHGGPHVATLCMEKMHVLVQEELARVVNTREETESIGGGSSVAEEEATWRRVMRRSFERMDEVALNTCACGSVGGQCACHPMEVALGGSTAVVAVLTPEHIIVANCGDSRAVLCRGGRAIPLSNDHKPDRIDELARIEAAGGQVIFINGARVKGILAMSRAIDILGNQVRVILTDEQH from the exons ATGACGGAGGTTTACTGTAGAATGCCAAGTGATGATGATATAGATTCGCCGGCCAAATGCCGAGAGCGCCGGCGCCGTAGAATAGAAATGAGGCGATTAGCAGCAGTACCGTCGGCGAAACCCTCGCCATCGCCGTCGACCAGTCAGCACCACCGGAAGGAGAACCAAACTGAGAGTTCCGGTTTGGAGAAGAAGCGTGTTCGGAAGACGGACGGCGGCGACACTCCGGAGGTTTTAACGTCTTCGTCTTCGGGGGAGGACGTGAACGCTGTAGTTGCTTCATCGTCGGTACCTCAGCCGGTGTTCGGGATGATGTCGGTATCTGGGAGATCACGTGAGATGGAGGACGCAGTATCGGTGAGCACGTGCCTTATTGGTCCAGAAAGGCGACTACCGGTGCATTTCTTCGCCGTCTATGATGGACATGGAGGCCCTCAc GTGGCAACATTATGTATGGAGAAGATGCACGTGTTAGTACAGGAGGAATTGGCGCGCGTGGTGAATACGCGCGAGGAAACTGAGAGTATCGGTGGAGGAAGTAGCgtggcggaggaggaggcgaCTTGGAGAAGAGTGATGCGGCGGAGCTTTGAGAGAATGGATGAAGTGGCACTCAATACTTGTGCCTGTGGGAGTGTCGGAGGCCAGTGTGCTTGCCATCCAATGGAGGTGGCTCTCGGTGGCTCCACCGCCGTTGTCGCTGTGCTCACGCCGGAACATATAATCGTTGCCAACTGCGGTGACTCACGCGCCGTCCTCTGTCGAGGAGGAAGGGCCATTCCGCTTTCCAATGATCACAAG CCTGATAGAATTGATGAACTAGCAAGGATCGAAGCTGCAGGAGGACAGGTGATTTTCATAAATGGAGCTCGGGTTAAAGGCATCCTTGCAATGTCCCGTGCAATTG
- the LOC111802181 gene encoding subtilisin-like protease SBT1.3, with translation MAHTPLQWLCFPLFFHCLLLSSAQFFKTYVVQMDRSAMPDSFSDHFEWYSTVLSSVVVDNPEREGQGNGGGEDRIIYSYQNVFHGVAARLSEEEAERLEEEHGVLAVFPEVKYELHTTRSPKFLGLEPADSNSAWSQQIADHDVVVGVLDTGIWPESESFNDAGMSPVPAYWKGECETGRGFTKQNCNRKIVGARVFYHGYEAATGKFNQQLEYKSPRDQDGHGTHTAATVAGSPVAGANLLGYAYGTARGMAPGARIAAYKVCWVGGCFSSDILSAVDRAVADGVNVLSISLGGGVSSYYRDSLSVAAFGAMEMGVFVSCSAGNGGPDPVSLTNVSPWITTVGASTMDRDFPAIVKLGNGRTITGVSLYRGRITIQENKQFPVVYMGSNSSNPDPSSLCLEGTLDPHFVAGKIVICDRGISPRVQKGVVVKNAGGIGMILSNTAANGEELVADCHLLPAVAVGETEGKAIKQYALTNRKPTATLGLLGTRLGVKPSPVVAAFSSRGPNFLTLEILKPDLVAPGVNILAAWTGKTGPSSLTTDTRRVKFNILSGTSMSCPHVSGVAALIKSKHPDWSPSAIKSALMTTAYVHDNTYKPLKDASAASPSSPYDHGAGHINPRKALDPGLVYEIKPQDYFEFLCTQDLTPSQLKVFSKHSNRSCHRLLPNPGDLNYPAISAVFPEKTTITSLTLHRTVTNVGPASSSYHAIVSPFTGAAVKIEPERLNFTRRYQKLSYRITFVTKKRLSMPEFGGLIWKDGSHRVRSPIIITWLSSF, from the coding sequence atggctCATACTCCTCTGCAATGGCtctgttttcctctgtttttccaCTGTTTGCTTCTTTCAAGCGCCCAGTTTTTCAAAACCTATGTTGTTCAGATGGACAGGTCTGCAATGCCGGACTCGTTTTCCGATCATTTTGAGTGGTACTCCACTGTGCTAAGCAGTGTCGTGGTTGATAATCCTGAGAGAGAAGGTCAAGGTAATGGGGGAGGTGAAGACAGGATCATTTATAGTTATCAGAATGTTTTCCATGGAGTTGCAGCTCGATTGAGTGAAGAAGAGGCTGAGAGGCTCGAGGAAGAACATGGGGTGTTGGCCGTTTTTCCTGAGGTTAAGTATGAGCTTCATACGACTAGAAGCCCCAAGTTTCTTGGGCTTGAACCGGCGGACAGTAACAGCGCCTGGTCTCAGCAGATTGCAGACCATGATGTGGTTGTCGGGGTTTTGGACACTGGGATTTGGCCGGAGAGTGAGAGCTTCAACGATGCTGGAATGTCGCCGGTGCCGGCGTATTGGAAAGGGGAATGCGAGACAGGGCGAGGCTTCACGAAACAGAATTGTAATAGAAAGATCGTTGGCGCTAGAGTGTTTTACCATGGGTATGAAGCTGCAACGGGGAAATTTAACCAACAGTTGGAGTATAAATCGCCGAGGGATCAAGATGGGCATGGGACTCACACGGCAGCCACCGTCGCGGGATCTCCGGTGGCAGGGGCAAATCTTCTGGGGTATGCTTATGGAACAGCTAGAGGAATGGCGCCTGGTGCTAGAATTGCCGCCTACAAAGTCTGTTGGGTTGGTGGCTGCTTTAGCTCCGACATTTTGTCGGCTGTGGACAGAGCTGTGGCCGACGGCGTAAATGTTCTGTCCATCTCTTTGGGAGGTGGGGTTTCTTCTTACTATCGTGATAGCCTCTCCGTTGCAGCATTTGGGGCAATGGAGATGGGTGTTTTCGTGTCCTGCTCGGCCGGGAATGGAGGGCCGGATCCTGTCAGTCTCACAAACGTATCGCCGTGGATAACCACCGTCGGCGCTAGTACAATGGACAGAGATTTCCCGGCCATTGTCAAGCTCGGCAATGGCAGAACAATCACCGGCGTTTCACTTTACAGAGGAAGAATCACGattcaagaaaacaaacaattcCCAGTTGTGTATATGGGGAGTAATTCAAGCAACCCTGATCCGAGTTCGCTCTGTTTAGAAGGAACTTTAGATCCCCATTTCGTCGCCGGAAAAATTGTGATATGCGATCGAGGAATTAGCCCTCGGGTTCAAAAGGGAGTGGTGGTGAAAAACGCCGGTGGTATTGGGATGATTCTGTCGAACACGGCAGCGAATGGGGAAGAACTTGTTGCCGATTGCCATTTACTGCCGGCAGTCGCCGTCGGAGAAACAGAAGGCAAGGCAATTAAGCAATATGCATTAACAAATCGAAAACCGACGGCGACTCTAGGGCTTTTAGGTACAAGATTAGGGGTAAAACCCTCGCCGGTAGTGGCGGCGTTTTCTTCCAGAGGACCAAATTTCCTCACTCTGGAGATTCTCAAGCCCGATCTGGTAGCTCCCGGCGTCAACATCCTCGCCGCTTGGACCGGAAAAACAGGGCCGTCGAGCTTGACAACAGATACAAGAAGGGTGAAATTCAACATTCTTTCCGGAACTTCAATGTCGTGCCCACACGTCAGTGGAGTAGCGGCCTTAATCAAATCGAAACATCCCGATTGGAGCCCATCAGCGATCAAATCGGCGCTGATGACCACCGCATATGTCCACGACAACACCTACAAGCCTCTGAAAGACGCCTCCGCCGCATCCCCGTCGAGTCCGTACGACCATGGCGCCGGCCACATAAATCCCAGAAAAGCCCTAGATCCTGGTTTGGTTTACGAAATTAAACCGCAAGATTACTTCGAATTCCTCTGTACACAGGATTTAACTCCTTCACAGCTCAAAGTCTTCTCCAAACATTCAAATCGATCATGCCATCGCCTTCTCCCCAACCCTGGAGATTTAAATTATCCAGCCATCTCCGCCGTGTTCCCAGAGAAAACCACCATCACCTCCCTGACCCTTCACAGAACCGTCACCAACGTCGGCCCTGCATCCTCGAGTTACCACGCAATAGTGTCTCCGTTCACCGGCGCCGCCGTGAAAATCGAGCCGGAGAGGCTGAATTTCACAAGGAGATATCAGAAGCTTTCATACAGAATCACTTTCGTGACGAAGAAGAGACTTAGCATGCCGGAATTTGGCGGGCTAATTTGGAAGGACGGAAGTCACAGGGTGAGAAGCCCCATTATCATCACCTGGTTGTCGTCTTTTTGA